The following proteins are encoded in a genomic region of Takifugu rubripes chromosome 21, fTakRub1.2, whole genome shotgun sequence:
- the git2a gene encoding ARF GTPase-activating protein GIT2a isoform X3, with protein MSKRLRNTELCADCSAPDPRWASVNRGVLICDECCSVHRSLGRHSSQVRHLRHTPWPPTQLQMVQTLYSNGANSIWEHSLLDPASVMSGKRKANPQDKLHPNKSEFIKAKYQMLAFVHRMPCREDDSSTANDLSKQLHSSVRTGNLETCLRLLSLGAQANFFHPEKGNTPLHVAAKAGQVSQAELLTVYGADPGAPDSNGKTPIDYAREAGHHELAERLVEIQYELTDRLAFYLCGRRPDHKNGQHFIVPQMADSSLDLSELAKAAKRKLQSLSNHLFEELAMDVYDEVDRRETDAVWLATQNHSTLVTETTVVPFLPVNPEYSSTRNQGRQKLARFNAHEFATLVIDILSDAKRRQRGNSVASPKDNIEFILKNIGGRRSDTQDNDQPDYDSVASDEDTDQDLPSSKGDRTKVLGPQSLDSDLSDGPITMQEYVDLKNALTASEVKIQHLMKANNNLSDELRLMQKKLHTLQSENSSLRRQVTANIYQIPSSSEYPDPSSPSALKRRQSSRASRPMSMYETGSGLKPFLSKGETPYPEEGIPTLQPFPPHTEKGPFATTSSSLPSFPSTLSWSKDDSCEKASKLEKQSSMPESDYDNTFNDSEVDDSGLGRRGRMRSCGWLGEGSSIPELDDPETEPDPALPSTEDVIRKTEQITKNIQELLRAAQENKHDSRPCEREGVRRLRHSLGCFSTLVPWAEKAPAPLHPLSLRPPDPSSWYSGLCPCLPGTVFSSSPSPTLGLTRVSPARPANERSVSLTLSLIRFSHPPLSLLKS; from the exons ATGTCTAAGCGCCTCCGGAATACCGAGCTGTGCGCCGACTGCAGTGCTCCAG ATCCTCGCTGGGCCTCAGTGAACAGGGGTGTGTTGATTTGCGACGAGTGCTGCAGCGTTCATCGAAGCTTGGGCAGGCACAGCTCCCAAGTCCGCCACCTGAGGCACACACCGTGGCCTCCCACGCAGCTCCAG ATGGTTCAGACGTTATACAGCAATGGAGCCAATTCAATATGGGAGCACTCCCTTCTGGACCCAGCCTCAGTGATGAGCGGGAAACGGAAGGCCAACCCTCAGGACAAGCTGCA CCCAAACAAATCAGAGTTTATAAAGGCCAAATATCAAATGCTGGCGTTTGTGCACCGCATGCCGTGCCGAGAGGACGACAGCTCGACCGCCAATGATCTCAGCAAA CAACTTCACTCGAGTGTTCGCACTGGGAATCTGGAGACTTGTTTGAGGTTGTTATCTCTGGGAGCACAAGCAAATTTCTTTCACCCT GAAAAAGGGAACACTCCGTTACATGTTGCTGCAAAGGCGGGACAAGTGTCTCAGGCTGAGCTCCTAACGGTGTACGGGGCCGACCCCGGGGCCCCTGACAGCAACGGCAAAACCCCCATCGATTATGCAAG GGAAGCCGGCCACCACGAGCTGGCAGAGAGGCTAGTGGAAATTCAGTATGAACTGACTGACCGTCTGGCGTTCTACCTATGTGGACGAAGACCAG ATCATAAAAATGGCCAGCACTTCATCGTTCCGCAAATGGCTGACAG CAGTTTAGATTTATCAGAGCTGGCCAAGGCGGCAAAGAGGAAGCTCCAGTCT CTCAGTAACCACTTATTTGAGGAGTTAGCCATGGATGTGTACGATGAGGTGGACAGACGAGAGACCGATGCAG TGTGGCTGGCGACACAGAACCACAGCACCCTGGTGACGGAGACCACCGTGGTGCCTTTCCTTCCTGTGAACCCAGAGTATTCGTCCACACGCAACCAG GGACGGCAAAAACTGGCAAGATTTAACGCACACGAATTCGCAACTCTTGTGATCGACATACTGAGCGACGCTAAACGCCGGCAAAGAGGAAATTCAGTAGCCAGTCCCAAAG ATAACATTGAATTCATCCTGAAGAACATCGGGGGCAGACGTAGCGATACCCAGGACAACGACCAGCCTGACTACGACAGCGTGGCATCTGACGAGGACACAGATCAAGACCTCCCTTCCAGCAAAGGAGATCGCACCAAGGTGCTCGGTCCCCAG agTCTGGACTCGGATCTCTCCGACGGTCCCATCACCATGCAGGAATACGTGGACTTGAAAAATGCGCTGACTGCCTCAGAAGTCAAGATTCAGCACCTCATGAAAGCCAACAACAACCTGAGCGATGAGCTAAGGCTCATGCAGAAAAAG CTGCACACTCTGCAAAGCGAGAACTCCTCTCTCAGGCGGCAGGTCACAGCCAATATCTATCAGATCCCCAGCTCTTCAGAGTACCCCGACCCCTCCAGTCCCTCAGCCCTGAAACGCCGGCAGTCCTCGCGGGCCAGTCGGCCCATGTCTATGTATGAGACCGGCTCGGGCCTGAAGCCCTTCCTTTCTAAAGGGGAAACCCCTTACCCGGAGGAGGGTATCCCCACCCTGCAACCCTTCCCACCTCAT ACAGAAAAGGGCCCTTTTGCCACCACCTCTTCATCCCTCCCCTCATTTCCATCCACCCTGTCGTGGTCGAAGGATGACAGTTGTGAGAAG GCCTCAAAGTTagagaaacagagcagcatgCCCGAAAGTGATTATGACAACACGTTCAATGACTCAGAGGTGGATGACTCGGG ATTAGGCCGGAGAGGCAGGATGAGGAGCTGCGGTTGGCTGGGGGAAGGCAGCTCCATCCCAGAGCTGGACGATCCCGAGACGGAGCCTGACCCCGCGCTCCCCAGCACGGAGGACGTCATCCGCAAGACCGAGCAGATCACCAAGAacatccaggagctgctgcgagCCGCTCAGGAGAACAAACACGACAG CCGGCCGTGCGAGCGTGAAGGCGTGCGCCGGCTCAGGCACAGCCTGGGATGCTTCAGCACTCTGGTCCCCTGGGCTGAGAAAGCCCCCGCTCCCCTCCATCCGCTCAGCCTCCGACCCCCTGACCCCTCCTCCTGGTACTCTGGCCTCTGTCCCTGCCTCCCAGGCACAgtgttctcttcctctccctcacccACTCTCGGACTCACCCGCGTGTCTCCTGCCCGTCCTGCTAACGAGCGCTCTGTTTCTCTCACTCTTTCCCTCATTCGTTTCTCTCaccctcctctttccctcctcaaGAGCTGA
- the git2a gene encoding ARF GTPase-activating protein GIT2a isoform X1, whose translation MSKRLRNTELCADCSAPDPRWASVNRGVLICDECCSVHRSLGRHSSQVRHLRHTPWPPTQLQMVQTLYSNGANSIWEHSLLDPASVMSGKRKANPQDKLHPNKSEFIKAKYQMLAFVHRMPCREDDSSTANDLSKQLHSSVRTGNLETCLRLLSLGAQANFFHPEKGNTPLHVAAKAGQVSQAELLTVYGADPGAPDSNGKTPIDYAREAGHHELAERLVEIQYELTDRLAFYLCGRRPDHKNGQHFIVPQMADRNISLDLSELAKAAKRKLQSLSNHLFEELAMDVYDEVDRRETDAVWLATQNHSTLVTETTVVPFLPVNPEYSSTRNQGRQKLARFNAHEFATLVIDILSDAKRRQRGNSVASPKDNIEFILKNIGGRRSDTQDNDQPDYDSVASDEDTDQDLPSSKGDRTKVLGPQSLDSDLSDGPITMQEYVDLKNALTASEVKIQHLMKANNNLSDELRLMQKKLHTLQSENSSLRRQVTANIYQIPSSSEYPDPSSPSALKRRQSSRASRPMSMYETGSGLKPFLSKGETPYPEEGIPTLQPFPPHTEKGPFATTSSSLPSFPSTLSWSKDDSCEKASKLEKQSSMPESDYDNTFNDSEVDDSGLGRRGRMRSCGWLGEGSSIPELDDPETEPDPALPSTEDVIRKTEQITKNIQELLRAAQENKHDSRPCEREGVRRLRHSLGCFSTLVPWAEKAPAPLHPLSLRPPDPSSWYSGLCPCLPGTVFSSSPSPTLGLTRVSPARPANERSVSLTLSLIRFSHPPLSLLKS comes from the exons ATGTCTAAGCGCCTCCGGAATACCGAGCTGTGCGCCGACTGCAGTGCTCCAG ATCCTCGCTGGGCCTCAGTGAACAGGGGTGTGTTGATTTGCGACGAGTGCTGCAGCGTTCATCGAAGCTTGGGCAGGCACAGCTCCCAAGTCCGCCACCTGAGGCACACACCGTGGCCTCCCACGCAGCTCCAG ATGGTTCAGACGTTATACAGCAATGGAGCCAATTCAATATGGGAGCACTCCCTTCTGGACCCAGCCTCAGTGATGAGCGGGAAACGGAAGGCCAACCCTCAGGACAAGCTGCA CCCAAACAAATCAGAGTTTATAAAGGCCAAATATCAAATGCTGGCGTTTGTGCACCGCATGCCGTGCCGAGAGGACGACAGCTCGACCGCCAATGATCTCAGCAAA CAACTTCACTCGAGTGTTCGCACTGGGAATCTGGAGACTTGTTTGAGGTTGTTATCTCTGGGAGCACAAGCAAATTTCTTTCACCCT GAAAAAGGGAACACTCCGTTACATGTTGCTGCAAAGGCGGGACAAGTGTCTCAGGCTGAGCTCCTAACGGTGTACGGGGCCGACCCCGGGGCCCCTGACAGCAACGGCAAAACCCCCATCGATTATGCAAG GGAAGCCGGCCACCACGAGCTGGCAGAGAGGCTAGTGGAAATTCAGTATGAACTGACTGACCGTCTGGCGTTCTACCTATGTGGACGAAGACCAG ATCATAAAAATGGCCAGCACTTCATCGTTCCGCAAATGGCTGACAG GAACAT CAGTTTAGATTTATCAGAGCTGGCCAAGGCGGCAAAGAGGAAGCTCCAGTCT CTCAGTAACCACTTATTTGAGGAGTTAGCCATGGATGTGTACGATGAGGTGGACAGACGAGAGACCGATGCAG TGTGGCTGGCGACACAGAACCACAGCACCCTGGTGACGGAGACCACCGTGGTGCCTTTCCTTCCTGTGAACCCAGAGTATTCGTCCACACGCAACCAG GGACGGCAAAAACTGGCAAGATTTAACGCACACGAATTCGCAACTCTTGTGATCGACATACTGAGCGACGCTAAACGCCGGCAAAGAGGAAATTCAGTAGCCAGTCCCAAAG ATAACATTGAATTCATCCTGAAGAACATCGGGGGCAGACGTAGCGATACCCAGGACAACGACCAGCCTGACTACGACAGCGTGGCATCTGACGAGGACACAGATCAAGACCTCCCTTCCAGCAAAGGAGATCGCACCAAGGTGCTCGGTCCCCAG agTCTGGACTCGGATCTCTCCGACGGTCCCATCACCATGCAGGAATACGTGGACTTGAAAAATGCGCTGACTGCCTCAGAAGTCAAGATTCAGCACCTCATGAAAGCCAACAACAACCTGAGCGATGAGCTAAGGCTCATGCAGAAAAAG CTGCACACTCTGCAAAGCGAGAACTCCTCTCTCAGGCGGCAGGTCACAGCCAATATCTATCAGATCCCCAGCTCTTCAGAGTACCCCGACCCCTCCAGTCCCTCAGCCCTGAAACGCCGGCAGTCCTCGCGGGCCAGTCGGCCCATGTCTATGTATGAGACCGGCTCGGGCCTGAAGCCCTTCCTTTCTAAAGGGGAAACCCCTTACCCGGAGGAGGGTATCCCCACCCTGCAACCCTTCCCACCTCAT ACAGAAAAGGGCCCTTTTGCCACCACCTCTTCATCCCTCCCCTCATTTCCATCCACCCTGTCGTGGTCGAAGGATGACAGTTGTGAGAAG GCCTCAAAGTTagagaaacagagcagcatgCCCGAAAGTGATTATGACAACACGTTCAATGACTCAGAGGTGGATGACTCGGG ATTAGGCCGGAGAGGCAGGATGAGGAGCTGCGGTTGGCTGGGGGAAGGCAGCTCCATCCCAGAGCTGGACGATCCCGAGACGGAGCCTGACCCCGCGCTCCCCAGCACGGAGGACGTCATCCGCAAGACCGAGCAGATCACCAAGAacatccaggagctgctgcgagCCGCTCAGGAGAACAAACACGACAG CCGGCCGTGCGAGCGTGAAGGCGTGCGCCGGCTCAGGCACAGCCTGGGATGCTTCAGCACTCTGGTCCCCTGGGCTGAGAAAGCCCCCGCTCCCCTCCATCCGCTCAGCCTCCGACCCCCTGACCCCTCCTCCTGGTACTCTGGCCTCTGTCCCTGCCTCCCAGGCACAgtgttctcttcctctccctcacccACTCTCGGACTCACCCGCGTGTCTCCTGCCCGTCCTGCTAACGAGCGCTCTGTTTCTCTCACTCTTTCCCTCATTCGTTTCTCTCaccctcctctttccctcctcaaGAGCTGA
- the git2a gene encoding ARF GTPase-activating protein GIT2a isoform X13 codes for MSKRLRNTELCADCSAPDPRWASVNRGVLICDECCSVHRSLGRHSSQVRHLRHTPWPPTQLQMVQTLYSNGANSIWEHSLLDPASVMSGKRKANPQDKLHPNKSEFIKAKYQMLAFVHRMPCREDDSSTANDLSKQLHSSVRTGNLETCLRLLSLGAQANFFHPEKGNTPLHVAAKAGQVSQAELLTVYGADPGAPDSNGKTPIDYAREAGHHELAERLVEIQYELTDRLAFYLCGRRPDHKNGQHFIVPQMADRNISLDLSELAKAAKRKLQSLSNHLFEELAMDVYDEVDRRETDAVWLATQNHSTLVTETTVVPFLPVNPEYSSTRNQGRQKLARFNAHEFATLVIDILSDAKRRQRGNSVASPKDNIEFILKNIGGRRSDTQDNDQPDYDSVASDEDTDQDLPSSKGDRTKVLGPQSLDSDLSDGPITMQEYVDLKNALTASEVKIQHLMKANNNLSDELRLMQKKASKLEKQSSMPESDYDNTFNDSEVDDSGLGRRGRMRSCGWLGEGSSIPELDDPETEPDPALPSTEDVIRKTEQITKNIQELLRAAQENKHDSRPCEREGVRRLRHSLGCFSTLVPWAEKAPAPLHPLSLRPPDPSSWYSGLCPCLPGTVFSSSPSPTLGLTRVSPARPANERSVSLTLSLIRFSHPPLSLLKS; via the exons ATGTCTAAGCGCCTCCGGAATACCGAGCTGTGCGCCGACTGCAGTGCTCCAG ATCCTCGCTGGGCCTCAGTGAACAGGGGTGTGTTGATTTGCGACGAGTGCTGCAGCGTTCATCGAAGCTTGGGCAGGCACAGCTCCCAAGTCCGCCACCTGAGGCACACACCGTGGCCTCCCACGCAGCTCCAG ATGGTTCAGACGTTATACAGCAATGGAGCCAATTCAATATGGGAGCACTCCCTTCTGGACCCAGCCTCAGTGATGAGCGGGAAACGGAAGGCCAACCCTCAGGACAAGCTGCA CCCAAACAAATCAGAGTTTATAAAGGCCAAATATCAAATGCTGGCGTTTGTGCACCGCATGCCGTGCCGAGAGGACGACAGCTCGACCGCCAATGATCTCAGCAAA CAACTTCACTCGAGTGTTCGCACTGGGAATCTGGAGACTTGTTTGAGGTTGTTATCTCTGGGAGCACAAGCAAATTTCTTTCACCCT GAAAAAGGGAACACTCCGTTACATGTTGCTGCAAAGGCGGGACAAGTGTCTCAGGCTGAGCTCCTAACGGTGTACGGGGCCGACCCCGGGGCCCCTGACAGCAACGGCAAAACCCCCATCGATTATGCAAG GGAAGCCGGCCACCACGAGCTGGCAGAGAGGCTAGTGGAAATTCAGTATGAACTGACTGACCGTCTGGCGTTCTACCTATGTGGACGAAGACCAG ATCATAAAAATGGCCAGCACTTCATCGTTCCGCAAATGGCTGACAG GAACAT CAGTTTAGATTTATCAGAGCTGGCCAAGGCGGCAAAGAGGAAGCTCCAGTCT CTCAGTAACCACTTATTTGAGGAGTTAGCCATGGATGTGTACGATGAGGTGGACAGACGAGAGACCGATGCAG TGTGGCTGGCGACACAGAACCACAGCACCCTGGTGACGGAGACCACCGTGGTGCCTTTCCTTCCTGTGAACCCAGAGTATTCGTCCACACGCAACCAG GGACGGCAAAAACTGGCAAGATTTAACGCACACGAATTCGCAACTCTTGTGATCGACATACTGAGCGACGCTAAACGCCGGCAAAGAGGAAATTCAGTAGCCAGTCCCAAAG ATAACATTGAATTCATCCTGAAGAACATCGGGGGCAGACGTAGCGATACCCAGGACAACGACCAGCCTGACTACGACAGCGTGGCATCTGACGAGGACACAGATCAAGACCTCCCTTCCAGCAAAGGAGATCGCACCAAGGTGCTCGGTCCCCAG agTCTGGACTCGGATCTCTCCGACGGTCCCATCACCATGCAGGAATACGTGGACTTGAAAAATGCGCTGACTGCCTCAGAAGTCAAGATTCAGCACCTCATGAAAGCCAACAACAACCTGAGCGATGAGCTAAGGCTCATGCAGAAAAAG GCCTCAAAGTTagagaaacagagcagcatgCCCGAAAGTGATTATGACAACACGTTCAATGACTCAGAGGTGGATGACTCGGG ATTAGGCCGGAGAGGCAGGATGAGGAGCTGCGGTTGGCTGGGGGAAGGCAGCTCCATCCCAGAGCTGGACGATCCCGAGACGGAGCCTGACCCCGCGCTCCCCAGCACGGAGGACGTCATCCGCAAGACCGAGCAGATCACCAAGAacatccaggagctgctgcgagCCGCTCAGGAGAACAAACACGACAG CCGGCCGTGCGAGCGTGAAGGCGTGCGCCGGCTCAGGCACAGCCTGGGATGCTTCAGCACTCTGGTCCCCTGGGCTGAGAAAGCCCCCGCTCCCCTCCATCCGCTCAGCCTCCGACCCCCTGACCCCTCCTCCTGGTACTCTGGCCTCTGTCCCTGCCTCCCAGGCACAgtgttctcttcctctccctcacccACTCTCGGACTCACCCGCGTGTCTCCTGCCCGTCCTGCTAACGAGCGCTCTGTTTCTCTCACTCTTTCCCTCATTCGTTTCTCTCaccctcctctttccctcctcaaGAGCTGA
- the git2a gene encoding ARF GTPase-activating protein GIT2a isoform X9, producing MSKRLRNTELCADCSAPDPRWASVNRGVLICDECCSVHRSLGRHSSQVRHLRHTPWPPTQLQMVQTLYSNGANSIWEHSLLDPASVMSGKRKANPQDKLHPNKSEFIKAKYQMLAFVHRMPCREDDSSTANDLSKQLHSSVRTGNLETCLRLLSLGAQANFFHPEKGNTPLHVAAKAGQVSQAELLTVYGADPGAPDSNGKTPIDYAREAGHHELAERLVEIQYELTDRLAFYLCGRRPDHKNGQHFIVPQMADRNISLDLSELAKAAKRKLQSLSNHLFEELAMDVYDEVDRRETDAVWLATQNHSTLVTETTVVPFLPVNPEYSSTRNQGRQKLARFNAHEFATLVIDILSDAKRRQRGNSVASPKDNIEFILKNIGGRRSDTQDNDQPDYDSVASDEDTDQDLPSSKGDRTKVLGPQSLDSDLSDGPITMQEYVDLKNALTASEVKIQHLMKANNNLSDELRLMQKKLHTLQSENSSLRRQVTANIYQIPSSSEYPDPSSPSALKRRQSSRASRPMSMYETGSGLKPFLSKGETPYPEEGIPTLQPFPPHASKLEKQSSMPESDYDNTFNDSEVDDSGLGRRGRMRSCGWLGEGSSIPELDDPETEPDPALPSTEDVIRKTEQITKNIQELLRAAQENKHDSRPCEREGVRRLRHSLGCFSTLVPWAEKAPAPLHPLSLRPPDPSSWYSGLCPCLPGTVFSSSPSPTLGLTRVSPARPANERSVSLTLSLIRFSHPPLSLLKS from the exons ATGTCTAAGCGCCTCCGGAATACCGAGCTGTGCGCCGACTGCAGTGCTCCAG ATCCTCGCTGGGCCTCAGTGAACAGGGGTGTGTTGATTTGCGACGAGTGCTGCAGCGTTCATCGAAGCTTGGGCAGGCACAGCTCCCAAGTCCGCCACCTGAGGCACACACCGTGGCCTCCCACGCAGCTCCAG ATGGTTCAGACGTTATACAGCAATGGAGCCAATTCAATATGGGAGCACTCCCTTCTGGACCCAGCCTCAGTGATGAGCGGGAAACGGAAGGCCAACCCTCAGGACAAGCTGCA CCCAAACAAATCAGAGTTTATAAAGGCCAAATATCAAATGCTGGCGTTTGTGCACCGCATGCCGTGCCGAGAGGACGACAGCTCGACCGCCAATGATCTCAGCAAA CAACTTCACTCGAGTGTTCGCACTGGGAATCTGGAGACTTGTTTGAGGTTGTTATCTCTGGGAGCACAAGCAAATTTCTTTCACCCT GAAAAAGGGAACACTCCGTTACATGTTGCTGCAAAGGCGGGACAAGTGTCTCAGGCTGAGCTCCTAACGGTGTACGGGGCCGACCCCGGGGCCCCTGACAGCAACGGCAAAACCCCCATCGATTATGCAAG GGAAGCCGGCCACCACGAGCTGGCAGAGAGGCTAGTGGAAATTCAGTATGAACTGACTGACCGTCTGGCGTTCTACCTATGTGGACGAAGACCAG ATCATAAAAATGGCCAGCACTTCATCGTTCCGCAAATGGCTGACAG GAACAT CAGTTTAGATTTATCAGAGCTGGCCAAGGCGGCAAAGAGGAAGCTCCAGTCT CTCAGTAACCACTTATTTGAGGAGTTAGCCATGGATGTGTACGATGAGGTGGACAGACGAGAGACCGATGCAG TGTGGCTGGCGACACAGAACCACAGCACCCTGGTGACGGAGACCACCGTGGTGCCTTTCCTTCCTGTGAACCCAGAGTATTCGTCCACACGCAACCAG GGACGGCAAAAACTGGCAAGATTTAACGCACACGAATTCGCAACTCTTGTGATCGACATACTGAGCGACGCTAAACGCCGGCAAAGAGGAAATTCAGTAGCCAGTCCCAAAG ATAACATTGAATTCATCCTGAAGAACATCGGGGGCAGACGTAGCGATACCCAGGACAACGACCAGCCTGACTACGACAGCGTGGCATCTGACGAGGACACAGATCAAGACCTCCCTTCCAGCAAAGGAGATCGCACCAAGGTGCTCGGTCCCCAG agTCTGGACTCGGATCTCTCCGACGGTCCCATCACCATGCAGGAATACGTGGACTTGAAAAATGCGCTGACTGCCTCAGAAGTCAAGATTCAGCACCTCATGAAAGCCAACAACAACCTGAGCGATGAGCTAAGGCTCATGCAGAAAAAG CTGCACACTCTGCAAAGCGAGAACTCCTCTCTCAGGCGGCAGGTCACAGCCAATATCTATCAGATCCCCAGCTCTTCAGAGTACCCCGACCCCTCCAGTCCCTCAGCCCTGAAACGCCGGCAGTCCTCGCGGGCCAGTCGGCCCATGTCTATGTATGAGACCGGCTCGGGCCTGAAGCCCTTCCTTTCTAAAGGGGAAACCCCTTACCCGGAGGAGGGTATCCCCACCCTGCAACCCTTCCCACCTCAT GCCTCAAAGTTagagaaacagagcagcatgCCCGAAAGTGATTATGACAACACGTTCAATGACTCAGAGGTGGATGACTCGGG ATTAGGCCGGAGAGGCAGGATGAGGAGCTGCGGTTGGCTGGGGGAAGGCAGCTCCATCCCAGAGCTGGACGATCCCGAGACGGAGCCTGACCCCGCGCTCCCCAGCACGGAGGACGTCATCCGCAAGACCGAGCAGATCACCAAGAacatccaggagctgctgcgagCCGCTCAGGAGAACAAACACGACAG CCGGCCGTGCGAGCGTGAAGGCGTGCGCCGGCTCAGGCACAGCCTGGGATGCTTCAGCACTCTGGTCCCCTGGGCTGAGAAAGCCCCCGCTCCCCTCCATCCGCTCAGCCTCCGACCCCCTGACCCCTCCTCCTGGTACTCTGGCCTCTGTCCCTGCCTCCCAGGCACAgtgttctcttcctctccctcacccACTCTCGGACTCACCCGCGTGTCTCCTGCCCGTCCTGCTAACGAGCGCTCTGTTTCTCTCACTCTTTCCCTCATTCGTTTCTCTCaccctcctctttccctcctcaaGAGCTGA
- the git2a gene encoding ARF GTPase-activating protein GIT2a isoform X12 translates to MSKRLRNTELCADCSAPDPRWASVNRGVLICDECCSVHRSLGRHSSQVRHLRHTPWPPTQLQMVQTLYSNGANSIWEHSLLDPASVMSGKRKANPQDKLHPNKSEFIKAKYQMLAFVHRMPCREDDSSTANDLSKQLHSSVRTGNLETCLRLLSLGAQANFFHPEKGNTPLHVAAKAGQVSQAELLTVYGADPGAPDSNGKTPIDYAREAGHHELAERLVEIQYELTDRLAFYLCGRRPDHKNGQHFIVPQMADRNISLDLSELAKAAKRKLQSLSNHLFEELAMDVYDEVDRRETDAVWLATQNHSTLVTETTVVPFLPVNPEYSSTRNQGRQKLARFNAHEFATLVIDILSDAKRRQRGNSVASPKDNIEFILKNIGGRRSDTQDNDQPDYDSVASDEDTDQDLPSSKGDRTKVLGPQSLDSDLSDGPITMQEYVDLKNALTASEVKIQHLMKANNNLSDELRLMQKKTEKGPFATTSSSLPSFPSTLSWSKDDSCEKASKLEKQSSMPESDYDNTFNDSEVDDSGLGRRGRMRSCGWLGEGSSIPELDDPETEPDPALPSTEDVIRKTEQITKNIQELLRAAQENKHDSRPCEREGVRRLRHSLGCFSTLVPWAEKAPAPLHPLSLRPPDPSSWYSGLCPCLPGTVFSSSPSPTLGLTRVSPARPANERSVSLTLSLIRFSHPPLSLLKS, encoded by the exons ATGTCTAAGCGCCTCCGGAATACCGAGCTGTGCGCCGACTGCAGTGCTCCAG ATCCTCGCTGGGCCTCAGTGAACAGGGGTGTGTTGATTTGCGACGAGTGCTGCAGCGTTCATCGAAGCTTGGGCAGGCACAGCTCCCAAGTCCGCCACCTGAGGCACACACCGTGGCCTCCCACGCAGCTCCAG ATGGTTCAGACGTTATACAGCAATGGAGCCAATTCAATATGGGAGCACTCCCTTCTGGACCCAGCCTCAGTGATGAGCGGGAAACGGAAGGCCAACCCTCAGGACAAGCTGCA CCCAAACAAATCAGAGTTTATAAAGGCCAAATATCAAATGCTGGCGTTTGTGCACCGCATGCCGTGCCGAGAGGACGACAGCTCGACCGCCAATGATCTCAGCAAA CAACTTCACTCGAGTGTTCGCACTGGGAATCTGGAGACTTGTTTGAGGTTGTTATCTCTGGGAGCACAAGCAAATTTCTTTCACCCT GAAAAAGGGAACACTCCGTTACATGTTGCTGCAAAGGCGGGACAAGTGTCTCAGGCTGAGCTCCTAACGGTGTACGGGGCCGACCCCGGGGCCCCTGACAGCAACGGCAAAACCCCCATCGATTATGCAAG GGAAGCCGGCCACCACGAGCTGGCAGAGAGGCTAGTGGAAATTCAGTATGAACTGACTGACCGTCTGGCGTTCTACCTATGTGGACGAAGACCAG ATCATAAAAATGGCCAGCACTTCATCGTTCCGCAAATGGCTGACAG GAACAT CAGTTTAGATTTATCAGAGCTGGCCAAGGCGGCAAAGAGGAAGCTCCAGTCT CTCAGTAACCACTTATTTGAGGAGTTAGCCATGGATGTGTACGATGAGGTGGACAGACGAGAGACCGATGCAG TGTGGCTGGCGACACAGAACCACAGCACCCTGGTGACGGAGACCACCGTGGTGCCTTTCCTTCCTGTGAACCCAGAGTATTCGTCCACACGCAACCAG GGACGGCAAAAACTGGCAAGATTTAACGCACACGAATTCGCAACTCTTGTGATCGACATACTGAGCGACGCTAAACGCCGGCAAAGAGGAAATTCAGTAGCCAGTCCCAAAG ATAACATTGAATTCATCCTGAAGAACATCGGGGGCAGACGTAGCGATACCCAGGACAACGACCAGCCTGACTACGACAGCGTGGCATCTGACGAGGACACAGATCAAGACCTCCCTTCCAGCAAAGGAGATCGCACCAAGGTGCTCGGTCCCCAG agTCTGGACTCGGATCTCTCCGACGGTCCCATCACCATGCAGGAATACGTGGACTTGAAAAATGCGCTGACTGCCTCAGAAGTCAAGATTCAGCACCTCATGAAAGCCAACAACAACCTGAGCGATGAGCTAAGGCTCATGCAGAAAAAG ACAGAAAAGGGCCCTTTTGCCACCACCTCTTCATCCCTCCCCTCATTTCCATCCACCCTGTCGTGGTCGAAGGATGACAGTTGTGAGAAG GCCTCAAAGTTagagaaacagagcagcatgCCCGAAAGTGATTATGACAACACGTTCAATGACTCAGAGGTGGATGACTCGGG ATTAGGCCGGAGAGGCAGGATGAGGAGCTGCGGTTGGCTGGGGGAAGGCAGCTCCATCCCAGAGCTGGACGATCCCGAGACGGAGCCTGACCCCGCGCTCCCCAGCACGGAGGACGTCATCCGCAAGACCGAGCAGATCACCAAGAacatccaggagctgctgcgagCCGCTCAGGAGAACAAACACGACAG CCGGCCGTGCGAGCGTGAAGGCGTGCGCCGGCTCAGGCACAGCCTGGGATGCTTCAGCACTCTGGTCCCCTGGGCTGAGAAAGCCCCCGCTCCCCTCCATCCGCTCAGCCTCCGACCCCCTGACCCCTCCTCCTGGTACTCTGGCCTCTGTCCCTGCCTCCCAGGCACAgtgttctcttcctctccctcacccACTCTCGGACTCACCCGCGTGTCTCCTGCCCGTCCTGCTAACGAGCGCTCTGTTTCTCTCACTCTTTCCCTCATTCGTTTCTCTCaccctcctctttccctcctcaaGAGCTGA